One region of Alosa alosa isolate M-15738 ecotype Scorff River chromosome 1, AALO_Geno_1.1, whole genome shotgun sequence genomic DNA includes:
- the LOC125300238 gene encoding uncharacterized protein LOC125300238, producing MTVGEQNVENNQLNKTILFVGETGTGKSTIMNSLLNYAMGVEWEDDIWFEIVEEEKKAQAESQTSDVIVYKIFGFESKTLPYSLTIIDTPGFGDTKGTGTDDIISQRLYDWFRSEDGVKEIDAVALVLKASENRVSDRLMYIFDSVMSLFGNDMEENIIALITHSDGRTPTNALNALETANIKCAKNEKNQPVHFLFNNCQKENRHTEDSEDTEDTEVLKTAFEMSYQNRTRLTACVQSLRERIEQSELVKREMEQIQTGLKNHEKDMEKNKNFTIEVDEPYNVLGSVNLRGGKCHVTKHVKDQYKYVSKTKKVQKTLDDIKKKYENATTQAKKEMSLLSQVKKDIEELTAKQSQLLEEAYQHIVELDKIALNAISASTLDSLDLLIEKMKDTERVKKLKEIKRKVDYSKTQKAKQYMNKS from the exons ATGACTGTTGGtgaacaaaatgtggaaaataaTCAATTAAATAAGACAATCTTATTTGTGGGTGAAACAGGAACGGGGAAATCCACTATTATGAACAGTCTGCTCAACTACGCCATGGGAGTGGAGTGGGAGGATGACATCTGGTTTGAGATcgtagaggaggagaagaaagctCAAGCAGAAAGTCAGACATCAGATGTGATTGTGTACAAGATCTTTGGGTTTGAAAGCAAAACTCTGCCTTACTCTCTGACCATCATCGACACACCTGGGTTTGGAGACACCAAAGGGACAGGAACAGATGACATCATCAGTCAGAGACTATATGACTGGTTTAGATCAGAAGATGGAGTTAAAGAAATTGATGCAGTGGCTCTGGTGCTGAAAGCATCAGAAAATAGAGTGAGTGATCGACTGATGTACATCTTTGATTCTGTCATGTCTCTGTTTGGAAATGACATGGAGGAAAACATCATAgctctcatcacacactcagATGGAAGGACACCTACAAATGCCCTGAATGCTCTTGAAACTGCAAACATTAAATGTGCCAAAAATGAGAAGAATCAGCctgttcacttcctgtttaatAACTGCCAGAAAGAAAACCGACACACAGAGGACTCAGAggacacagaggacacagaagTCCTGAAAACAGCGTTTGAAATGTCA TACCAGAACCGTACCAGGCTGACTGCCTGCGTCCAAAGCCTGCGAGAGAGAATCGAGCAGTCTGAACTAgtaaagagagaaatggaacaGATCCAGACGGGTTTGAAGAATCATGAAAAAGACATGGAGAAGAACAAGAACTTCACCATAGAAGTTGACGAGCCATACAATGTTTTAGGATCTGTCAACCTacgtgg AGGAAAGTGTCATGTAACGAAACATGTGAAAGATCAGTATAAGTATGTGTCCAAAACAAAGAAGGTTCAGAAGACCTTGGATGATATTAAAAAGAAGTATGAGAATGCTACAACACAAGCAAAGAAGGAGATGAGTCTTTTGTCACAGGTTAAAAAAGATATTGAAGAGCTGACAGCAAAGCAGTCACAGTTGCTGGAAGAGGCGTACCAGCATATTGTCGAACTGGATAAGATCGCCCTGAATGCCATTTCAGCATCCACTCTTGACAGCTTGGACCTCCTGATTGAGAAGATGAAGGACACAGAGAGGGTCAAGAAACTGAAGGAGATCAAACGTAAAGTGGATTATAGTAAAACCCAGAAAGCAAAGCAGTACATGAACAAATCATGA